The following proteins come from a genomic window of Candidatus Hydrogenedens sp.:
- the ppk1 gene encoding polyphosphate kinase 1, which yields MINKEKIFYTREISVLSFNERVLQEAEDERNPLLERLKFLGIFSSNMDEFFKVRVASVQRRLELGEQKMTYLLEAIGEFSRELDERFRQAYETITRELENHGIRILTQEELYELAPSEYQWLSDYFKENILHTLVPVILQDKIPLPPLTDGALYFAIQMNMQDKKKYAVLEIPASLPRFVELPSGNIAYIDDVIRLFLTDVLYIFPFDDIEAYEFKISRDAELDIDNDFSEGYIRKMRKVLEQRKGGRPTRFHYDENMPKKLCKKLLKELKITEEDTVIAGGRYHNMKDLMNFPARRKDLLFEPLPPVKHPILDGPRVPVLDVVEKQDVLLTYPYQSFDHVIRLIRESAIDPDVEEIKMTIYRVASQSKIVNALINAARNGKKVFASIELQARFDEQHNIQIAERLSEAGVRVAYGVPPMKVHAKFLLIKKKNKSFVGLSTGNFHEKTARQYVDSILFTSNPAITEEVEEAFKLLDRSSGLPPLTPPDFEYLCISPFSLRKSLNRLINREKEKGSNGYIFLKVNHLTDTRIVKKLKEAADAGVKIDLVVRTTYAMPPHPNISAISILDRFLEHQRIYIFGKGEQTTIYMASADLMERNLDYRVECAFPIISPELKHQVLDIISFQIHDNFKARVLDERQTNRYVEHGKGTVRAQYATYEYFKQSATIAIDNNV from the coding sequence ATGATAAATAAAGAAAAAATTTTTTATACGCGTGAAATTTCTGTCCTTTCATTTAACGAGCGTGTTTTGCAAGAAGCGGAAGATGAACGAAATCCCTTATTAGAACGGTTAAAATTTTTGGGTATTTTTTCTTCCAATATGGATGAATTCTTTAAGGTTCGGGTAGCCAGTGTTCAGAGACGCCTTGAATTAGGGGAGCAAAAGATGACATATCTTTTAGAAGCCATCGGGGAATTTTCACGCGAATTGGATGAACGATTTCGCCAGGCTTATGAAACAATTACCAGAGAATTAGAAAATCATGGTATTCGGATATTAACTCAAGAAGAATTATATGAATTAGCACCATCAGAATATCAATGGCTTTCGGATTATTTTAAAGAAAATATTCTTCATACACTTGTTCCTGTAATTCTACAAGATAAAATTCCTTTACCTCCGTTAACCGATGGTGCATTATATTTTGCGATACAGATGAATATGCAGGACAAGAAAAAATACGCCGTATTAGAAATTCCTGCTTCTCTTCCTCGTTTTGTAGAGTTACCCAGTGGAAATATTGCATATATTGACGATGTAATACGCCTTTTCCTTACAGATGTGCTGTATATATTCCCCTTTGATGATATTGAAGCCTATGAATTCAAAATATCGAGAGATGCGGAGTTGGATATTGATAATGATTTTTCAGAGGGTTATATTCGGAAAATGAGGAAAGTCCTGGAACAACGGAAAGGAGGTCGCCCTACCCGTTTTCACTATGATGAGAACATGCCTAAAAAACTATGTAAAAAATTATTAAAAGAATTGAAAATTACAGAAGAAGACACAGTGATAGCCGGGGGACGCTATCACAATATGAAAGATTTAATGAACTTCCCTGCCAGAAGAAAAGATTTGTTATTTGAACCTTTACCCCCCGTAAAACACCCCATTTTAGATGGTCCTCGTGTTCCTGTTTTAGATGTAGTGGAAAAACAGGATGTCTTGCTTACATATCCGTATCAATCATTTGACCATGTTATAAGGCTTATTCGAGAGTCAGCTATTGACCCGGATGTCGAAGAAATCAAAATGACCATTTATCGTGTAGCAAGTCAATCAAAAATTGTAAATGCTCTTATTAATGCGGCTCGAAACGGGAAAAAGGTGTTTGCATCCATAGAACTCCAGGCACGATTTGATGAACAACACAATATCCAGATAGCAGAACGTTTGTCAGAAGCAGGGGTTCGTGTGGCTTATGGTGTCCCTCCCATGAAGGTGCATGCAAAATTCCTTTTAATAAAAAAGAAAAACAAGAGTTTTGTGGGATTATCCACAGGAAACTTTCATGAAAAAACAGCTCGCCAATATGTCGATAGTATTTTATTTACATCTAACCCCGCTATTACGGAAGAAGTGGAAGAGGCTTTTAAACTTTTAGACCGAAGTTCCGGATTGCCTCCTTTAACTCCACCTGATTTTGAGTATCTGTGCATTTCCCCTTTCTCATTACGGAAATCATTGAATAGGTTGATTAATCGTGAAAAAGAAAAAGGTTCCAACGGATATATTTTCCTAAAAGTAAATCATCTAACAGATACCCGAATTGTAAAAAAATTAAAAGAAGCTGCCGATGCCGGTGTTAAAATTGATTTGGTTGTTCGAACGACCTATGCAATGCCTCCACATCCTAATATTTCTGCCATTTCTATTTTAGACCGATTTTTGGAACATCAGAGAATCTATATTTTCGGGAAAGGGGAACAAACAACTATTTACATGGCTTCTGCTGATTTGATGGAACGCAATCTTGATTACCGTGTTGAATGTGCTTTCCCCATTATTTCTCCAGAACTAAAACATCAAGTCTTGGATATAATTTCGTTCCAGATTCATGATAATTTTAAGGCTCGTGTTCTGGATGAACGACAAACAAACCGCTATGTAGAACATGGGAAAGGAACTGTTCGAGCCCAATATGCCACATACGAATATTTTAAGCAATCCGCAACGATAGCGATTGACAATAATGTCTAA
- a CDS encoding nitroreductase family protein: MDAIEAIKTRRSVRKYLDKEVPKELLETIVDCGRLSATARNEQPWEFIVIVDKELKRKVAEQTDNGKFISEAGACIAVVCKDTKYYIEDGSAATQNILVSARALGLGSCWVAGDKKPYCASILKLLNVPESYRLVSLVAIGYPASIPSPHKRSLNEVLHWNSF; encoded by the coding sequence ATGGATGCTATTGAGGCTATCAAAACGCGTCGCTCCGTCCGAAAATATCTGGATAAAGAAGTGCCGAAGGAATTATTAGAAACTATTGTGGACTGTGGAAGATTATCCGCTACAGCCAGAAATGAACAACCATGGGAATTCATCGTCATTGTGGACAAAGAATTAAAAAGAAAAGTAGCCGAACAAACAGATAATGGCAAATTCATCAGTGAGGCGGGGGCATGTATAGCGGTTGTATGCAAAGATACAAAGTATTATATTGAAGATGGTTCTGCGGCTACACAAAATATCCTTGTTTCTGCCCGTGCTTTAGGTCTGGGTTCTTGTTGGGTAGCAGGAGATAAAAAACCATACTGTGCTTCTATCTTAAAGCTGCTTAATGTCCCTGAATCTTACCGTTTGGTTAGTTTAGTTGCTATAGGTTATCCTGCTTCTATTCCATCCCCACATAAGAGAAGTTTAAATGAAGTTTTACATTGGAATTCTTTTTAG
- the deoC gene encoding deoxyribose-phosphate aldolase — MDIKRQELARMIDHTLLRPYASEDDIRILCQEAKENNFYAVSINPTWTKLCVQLLKDTPVKVDVCVGFPLGATTAHIKVAETAEAIKNGAQEIDMVINIGALKSGYTAYVEKEIAIVVKTAGNVPVKVILETSYLSNDEKVAVCEMAIRTGAKFVKTSTGYGTKGATVEDVQLLRKAVGNFLGVKAAGGIRTYGEAVAMIEAGANRIGTSTSLDILQDAPL; from the coding sequence ATGGATATTAAACGACAAGAATTAGCAAGGATGATAGACCATACCCTTCTTCGTCCTTACGCGAGTGAGGATGACATAAGAATTCTATGTCAGGAAGCTAAAGAAAATAATTTTTACGCGGTAAGTATTAACCCGACATGGACAAAGTTATGCGTCCAGTTACTCAAGGATACACCTGTTAAAGTAGATGTATGTGTTGGTTTCCCTTTAGGTGCAACAACTGCTCATATTAAGGTGGCAGAAACGGCTGAAGCCATTAAAAATGGGGCTCAAGAAATTGATATGGTGATTAATATTGGTGCTTTAAAATCAGGCTATACTGCTTATGTTGAAAAGGAAATTGCTATCGTGGTTAAAACAGCAGGGAATGTTCCTGTAAAAGTTATTTTAGAAACAAGTTATTTGAGTAATGACGAAAAAGTTGCGGTATGCGAAATGGCAATACGGACAGGAGCAAAGTTTGTCAAAACTTCTACCGGATACGGAACGAAAGGGGCTACTGTGGAAGATGTGCAACTGTTGCGAAAAGCAGTAGGAAATTTTTTAGGTGTCAAGGCGGCAGGAGGTATCCGAACCTATGGGGAAGCCGTGGCTATGATAGAAGCAGGGGCTAATCGTATTGGCACAAGCACAAGTTTAGATATTTTACAGGATGCACCGTTATAA
- a CDS encoding 3-ketoacyl-ACP reductase yields the protein MKNLTVLVTGASRGIGKGIALTLAKQGYNIIAIARNPDGLRLLKEEIEKNYPVQCLAFSLDIENLKDQEVWFSNHFPALPEIDLLVNNAGIAPDKRSDILECSIESYDKVLNTNLKGVFFFTQKIVQRMVASIQKGIKENYKPRIIFITSISAITASPNRAEYCISKAGLSMTSQLYAVRLAEYNIPVFEIRPGIIMTDMTEPVRSKYDALIQQGLLLQKRWGMPEDVANCVKSIAEGNFDYATGSVFEISGGFSILRL from the coding sequence ATGAAAAATTTAACTGTTCTGGTTACAGGAGCAAGCAGAGGGATTGGCAAGGGAATTGCATTAACATTAGCAAAACAAGGTTATAACATAATAGCCATAGCAAGAAATCCCGATGGGCTTCGACTTCTAAAAGAGGAAATAGAAAAAAACTATCCTGTGCAATGTTTAGCATTTTCCCTTGACATCGAGAATTTAAAAGACCAGGAGGTATGGTTTTCTAACCATTTTCCAGCACTACCTGAAATAGACCTTCTTGTAAATAACGCAGGAATAGCACCTGACAAGCGTTCCGATATTCTGGAGTGTTCTATAGAAAGTTATGACAAGGTTCTTAATACAAATTTGAAAGGCGTTTTCTTCTTTACTCAAAAAATTGTTCAACGAATGGTTGCTTCTATACAGAAAGGTATCAAAGAGAACTATAAACCTCGCATTATATTTATAACCAGCATTTCAGCCATAACTGCTTCACCCAACCGTGCTGAATACTGTATTAGTAAAGCAGGTTTAAGCATGACTTCCCAACTTTATGCTGTCCGACTTGCAGAGTATAATATACCTGTATTTGAAATTCGCCCCGGAATAATTATGACTGACATGACAGAACCTGTCCGTTCGAAATATGACGCCTTGATACAACAAGGGTTATTACTTCAAAAACGATGGGGAATGCCCGAAGATGTAGCCAATTGTGTTAAATCTATAGCAGAAGGAAATTTTGATTACGCTACAGGGTCTGTTTTTGAAATTAGTGGAGGTTTCAGCATTTTAAGATTATAA
- a CDS encoding diaminopimelate decarboxylase: protein MEHLFFLTEEEVLHIKNHYNTPIFIYDEKTMFQRAQEVLAFPHAFGFTARFAMKALPTRKILQKFHTWGLHIDASSGYEAERAIKAGIPPSHIQITAQQIPYNLKELVEQGVLYNACSIHQLKVYGEMFPGTEVSVRINPGLGSGSSNRTNVGGPSASFGIWHEYLHRVYEVAQEHRLKITGMHTHIGSGSDPEVWVRCAHLALETAGKMPDVQRISLGGGYKVARMFDEKTANLQEIGNKILPAFFEFEKKHGRRLHLEIEPGTYLVANAGSLLCSIIDVVDTGPTGYRFIKIDSGMTENIRPSMYGALHPLIVVPHEKDSPRNKYLYIVSGHCCESGDIFTPQRGDPESLDPRELLEAKIGDVLVVEGAGAYCSSQSCKNYNSFPECGELLRIAPFEFEWIRKPQTLEQMLQNEV, encoded by the coding sequence ATGGAGCATTTGTTTTTTTTAACAGAAGAAGAAGTTTTGCATATTAAAAATCATTACAACACACCTATTTTCATTTATGACGAAAAAACTATGTTTCAAAGGGCTCAGGAAGTATTAGCATTTCCACATGCCTTTGGTTTCACGGCTCGCTTTGCGATGAAGGCTTTACCTACACGCAAAATTTTGCAAAAATTTCATACATGGGGACTTCATATAGATGCCAGCAGTGGTTATGAAGCCGAACGAGCCATTAAAGCAGGTATTCCCCCATCACATATTCAAATCACAGCCCAACAAATTCCCTACAATTTAAAAGAGTTAGTAGAACAAGGGGTTCTGTATAATGCCTGTTCCATCCATCAGTTAAAAGTCTATGGTGAAATGTTTCCAGGGACAGAGGTCAGCGTTCGAATTAATCCGGGATTGGGTTCAGGGTCTTCTAATCGAACTAATGTGGGAGGACCTTCCGCCAGTTTCGGTATCTGGCATGAATATCTCCATCGTGTATATGAGGTAGCCCAAGAACATAGACTAAAAATTACAGGGATGCATACACATATAGGTTCGGGTTCAGACCCGGAAGTTTGGGTTCGTTGTGCTCATTTGGCTTTAGAAACAGCCGGAAAAATGCCTGATGTCCAGAGAATTAGTCTTGGCGGTGGATACAAAGTGGCTCGTATGTTCGATGAAAAAACAGCCAATTTGCAAGAAATCGGGAATAAAATACTTCCTGCATTTTTTGAATTTGAGAAAAAGCATGGTAGGCGACTCCATTTGGAAATAGAACCCGGAACATATCTTGTTGCGAATGCAGGCTCACTTTTATGTAGTATTATTGATGTAGTTGATACAGGACCTACAGGGTATCGGTTTATAAAGATTGATTCAGGTATGACAGAAAACATTCGTCCCAGTATGTATGGGGCATTACATCCTTTAATAGTTGTCCCTCATGAGAAAGACAGTCCGCGAAACAAATATCTGTATATCGTTTCAGGCCACTGTTGTGAGAGTGGAGATATATTTACACCTCAACGGGGAGACCCAGAAAGTCTTGACCCAAGAGAACTATTAGAAGCAAAAATAGGCGATGTTTTAGTGGTAGAAGGGGCGGGAGCATATTGTTCAAGTCAATCTTGTAAAAACTACAATTCCTTTCCTGAATGTGGAGAATTATTACGAATAGCACCTTTTGAATTCGAATGGATTAGAAAACCACAGACATTGGAACAAATGCTTCAGAATGAAGTGTAA
- the radA gene encoding DNA repair protein RadA: MAHEKKIYECSECGFESPKWLGKCPQCESWNPFLEKITKNLTKNKQKKIEIQPVSIFEKNHLEEQSKRILTRIKEFDRVVGGGIIQGAVILISGEPGIGKSTLVIQVAGLWAKNNGAVLYVHGEESFHQVKERAQRVNAVHQNLFMFPSTDMTDILSSIDTNQYSLVIIDSIQSISNPEVDSLPGSITQVRECTYELVQKAKQLNIPMIIIGHITKEGYIAGPKVLEHIVDTVLYFEGEGKHSLRVLRAIKNRFGSTHEIGVFEMCCEGLKEIADPSAIFLQERPLGVSGSIVFPMVGGSRPLLVEIQSLVGKSRIPQPRRGVMGLNSQRVSLLVAILEKKAGIYLSDRDIFVNVAGGVFVDETAVDLPVIISMLSSFLDIPLASDWIAFGEVGLSGEIRRVNGARIRLNEIAKFGFKTCIIPRIEPSDIPDKAESLQIISLENIKKLNQLFENREKSHE, encoded by the coding sequence ATGGCACACGAGAAAAAAATTTATGAATGTTCGGAATGTGGTTTTGAATCCCCAAAATGGCTTGGTAAATGTCCTCAATGTGAATCCTGGAATCCTTTTTTAGAAAAAATTACTAAAAATCTTACAAAGAACAAACAAAAGAAGATAGAAATTCAGCCTGTTTCTATTTTTGAAAAGAACCATCTTGAAGAACAATCAAAAAGGATACTTACAAGAATAAAAGAATTTGACCGAGTTGTCGGAGGAGGAATTATTCAAGGGGCTGTAATATTGATTAGCGGAGAACCCGGTATAGGAAAGTCTACATTAGTAATACAGGTGGCGGGTTTGTGGGCAAAAAATAATGGGGCTGTATTATATGTTCATGGTGAAGAATCCTTTCATCAGGTAAAAGAGCGGGCACAAAGAGTGAATGCAGTCCATCAAAATTTATTTATGTTCCCATCAACAGATATGACCGATATTCTTTCAAGCATAGACACAAATCAGTATTCCTTAGTCATTATTGATTCCATTCAAAGTATTAGCAATCCAGAAGTAGATTCCTTACCTGGAAGTATTACGCAGGTTCGGGAATGCACTTATGAATTAGTCCAGAAAGCAAAACAATTAAATATTCCAATGATTATCATTGGACATATTACCAAAGAAGGTTATATTGCCGGTCCTAAAGTTTTAGAACATATTGTAGATACGGTTCTTTATTTTGAGGGGGAAGGGAAACATTCTTTAAGGGTCTTACGGGCAATAAAAAACCGATTTGGTTCAACCCATGAAATTGGTGTATTTGAAATGTGTTGCGAAGGATTAAAAGAAATAGCCGACCCCAGTGCTATTTTTTTACAAGAAAGGCCTTTAGGGGTGAGTGGTTCTATTGTGTTTCCTATGGTAGGAGGTTCCCGTCCTTTGCTGGTAGAAATTCAGTCCCTGGTTGGAAAAAGTCGAATTCCTCAACCCCGTCGAGGTGTCATGGGCTTAAATAGTCAAAGGGTATCTTTGTTAGTTGCTATTCTTGAGAAAAAGGCAGGTATATATCTTTCCGATAGGGATATCTTTGTTAATGTTGCAGGTGGAGTGTTTGTTGACGAAACTGCGGTTGACCTACCTGTCATAATTTCTATGCTGTCCAGTTTTTTGGATATTCCTCTTGCTTCGGATTGGATTGCTTTTGGAGAGGTAGGCTTATCTGGGGAAATTCGTCGAGTAAATGGGGCAAGAATTCGACTTAATGAAATTGCAAAATTCGGTTTTAAAACCTGTATAATTCCAAGAATAGAACCATCAGATATTCCTGATAAAGCAGAAAGTTTACAAATTATCTCTTTGGAAAATATAAAAAAATTAAATCAATTGTTTGAAAATCGGGAGAAATCTCATGAGTAA
- the disA gene encoding DNA integrity scanning diadenylate cyclase DisA — protein sequence MSNIPDTDELFKKALQMVAPGSRIREALSAIIQSGMGALLCFGEPRKLSQLSEGGVELNEELKPQLIYELSKMDGAIILNADGTEILYANRFLKPNAKIPSDETGTRHRVAQRMAQQAHCIVVAVSQRRSSVTIYVNDRKHVLATLPTLLSRAMQSLQTIERFLVTMNQSLQDLTLREFQDVVTIFDVCKTIQRTQVVLRLADELHPIILELGTEGRLIQMQLKELLIPIPEAELVLKDYYRERPGIDYNTLLEKLHALTQDELLDLGNISQILGYGSNLRSIDTYLTPRGYRILTMTHRLPSALIENLVAKFGGIKQILHASKEDLMEVEGVGDVLAERIRSSLNLLRSQMGLEFRR from the coding sequence ATGAGTAATATTCCAGATACAGATGAACTATTTAAAAAAGCATTACAAATGGTTGCCCCGGGAAGTCGAATTCGAGAGGCTCTATCGGCGATTATTCAAAGTGGGATGGGTGCTTTGCTCTGTTTTGGGGAACCCCGCAAACTATCTCAACTTTCTGAAGGGGGGGTAGAATTAAATGAAGAATTAAAACCCCAGTTAATTTACGAACTCTCAAAAATGGATGGGGCTATTATTCTTAATGCAGATGGAACCGAAATTTTATATGCAAATCGTTTCTTAAAACCAAATGCAAAAATTCCTTCCGATGAGACAGGAACACGACATCGTGTTGCACAACGCATGGCTCAACAAGCACATTGTATTGTGGTAGCCGTATCTCAAAGGCGTTCTTCAGTTACTATTTATGTTAATGACCGAAAACATGTATTGGCTACTTTACCTACCCTGTTAAGTCGTGCAATGCAGTCTTTGCAAACGATTGAAAGATTTTTAGTAACAATGAATCAATCCCTTCAGGATTTAACTCTTCGAGAATTCCAAGATGTCGTGACAATTTTTGATGTGTGTAAAACGATACAAAGAACTCAAGTCGTATTACGACTTGCCGATGAATTACATCCCATTATTCTTGAATTAGGAACCGAAGGTAGATTAATTCAAATGCAACTTAAAGAATTACTCATTCCTATTCCTGAAGCGGAATTGGTGTTAAAAGATTACTACCGCGAACGTCCTGGTATAGATTATAATACTCTTCTTGAAAAGCTACATGCTCTAACACAAGATGAATTGCTTGATTTAGGGAATATAAGTCAAATATTAGGATATGGCTCAAACCTTCGTTCTATAGATACATATTTAACTCCTCGTGGGTATCGGATTTTGACAATGACACACCGATTACCATCAGCATTAATCGAAAATTTAGTGGCAAAATTTGGTGGAATTAAACAAATACTTCACGCTTCCAAAGAGGATTTAATGGAAGTAGAAGGAGTTGGAGATGTTTTGGCAGAACGAATTCGGAGCAGTTTGAATTTATTGCGTAGTCAAATGGGGTTGGAATTTCGGAGGTAA
- a CDS encoding dihydroorotate dehydrogenase electron transfer subunit, whose translation MNKLHECLITLHNLVAPNHYRMVLQSKEMAMQSLPGQFVMLEVSQGYYPFLRRPMSIERIFSDGVSILYKVCGEGTKILSTLSVGEKINVQGPLGNSFPIPKEYSHYLIVAGGIGVAPFPALVEGILKVRGIAPEIILAGKDFHHLLCEKDFRQMGCKIHLVTEDGSAGDKGLATDVLETLNLPDSTIVYTCGPLPMIKNVHKICEQKKWLCYASLEAEMACGEGVCLGCVLPAKMEVENEMMARVCREGPVFDTQVILWDKIGEK comes from the coding sequence ATGAATAAACTTCATGAATGTCTTATAACTTTACATAATCTCGTAGCACCCAATCATTACAGAATGGTATTGCAAAGCAAAGAAATGGCTATGCAATCATTACCCGGTCAATTCGTTATGTTAGAAGTTTCCCAGGGATACTACCCTTTTTTACGCAGACCTATGTCTATAGAACGGATTTTTTCAGATGGTGTCTCTATTCTTTACAAAGTATGTGGTGAAGGGACAAAAATTTTATCCACATTATCCGTAGGCGAAAAAATTAATGTTCAGGGTCCGTTAGGAAATTCTTTTCCTATTCCGAAAGAATATTCCCACTATCTTATTGTTGCAGGGGGTATAGGAGTAGCCCCTTTCCCTGCATTAGTAGAGGGAATATTAAAGGTTCGGGGAATTGCTCCGGAAATTATTTTAGCAGGGAAGGATTTCCATCATCTTTTGTGCGAAAAAGATTTTCGACAGATGGGATGCAAAATACATCTTGTAACTGAAGATGGAAGTGCCGGAGACAAAGGACTTGCAACAGATGTCCTTGAAACACTCAATCTGCCAGATTCCACCATTGTATACACATGTGGTCCTCTACCAATGATTAAGAATGTTCATAAGATTTGTGAGCAAAAAAAGTGGCTTTGCTACGCCTCTTTAGAGGCAGAAATGGCTTGTGGAGAAGGTGTCTGTTTAGGATGTGTTCTTCCCGCAAAGATGGAAGTTGAAAACGAAATGATGGCTCGTGTCTGTAGAGAAGGACCCGTGTTTGATACACAGGTAATTCTCTGGGATAAAATTGGAGAAAAATGA
- a CDS encoding dihydroorotate dehydrogenase, producing the protein MNLNVSIGNLILKNPITVASGTFGYGEEYSEYFDISELGAVTIKSLTLQPRLGNIPPRIVETPAGMLNAIGLQNVGIDTYLKSKLPFLREKKCTNIANIYGTSIDEYVKLAERLEKEGGADAIEMNLSCPNVHDAKNKFKCPLIAQSPEWVEKYTLAVRSSVKLPLIVKLSPNITDITEPALSAERGGADAISIINTLLGMAINPETRKPKLKNVVGGLSGPAIRPVALKMVWDVSRTVKIPVIGMGGICTASDALEFLIAGARMVAIGSYLFRDPLAPIRIIQGLREYCLNNGIDDINKLIGSVIIE; encoded by the coding sequence ATAAACCTAAATGTATCTATAGGAAATCTTATACTAAAAAATCCCATAACTGTGGCTTCAGGGACTTTCGGTTATGGAGAAGAATATTCCGAATATTTTGATATATCTGAATTGGGTGCTGTGACCATAAAGAGCCTTACTTTACAACCTCGTTTGGGCAATATCCCTCCCCGTATTGTTGAAACCCCTGCTGGAATGTTAAATGCAATAGGACTTCAAAATGTTGGAATTGACACTTATTTAAAAAGCAAACTCCCATTTTTACGAGAAAAAAAATGCACCAATATTGCCAATATTTATGGGACTTCTATTGATGAATATGTTAAATTGGCAGAACGCCTTGAGAAAGAGGGTGGTGCTGATGCTATAGAAATGAATTTATCATGTCCAAATGTCCATGATGCTAAAAATAAATTTAAATGTCCTCTTATTGCACAATCTCCCGAATGGGTAGAAAAATATACTCTTGCAGTCCGTTCCAGTGTAAAGTTACCGTTAATTGTTAAACTCTCCCCAAATATCACGGATATTACAGAACCTGCTTTATCGGCAGAGAGAGGTGGGGCAGATGCTATTTCTATCATCAATACATTACTTGGAATGGCAATAAATCCTGAAACAAGAAAACCCAAATTAAAGAATGTCGTTGGGGGGCTTAGCGGTCCTGCAATTCGTCCTGTTGCCTTAAAAATGGTATGGGATGTAAGTAGAACAGTAAAAATTCCTGTAATAGGGATGGGTGGAATTTGCACTGCTTCAGATGCTTTGGAATTTCTTATCGCAGGAGCAAGAATGGTCGCAATAGGTTCTTATTTATTCCGTGACCCGTTGGCTCCCATTCGTATTATACAGGGTTTGCGAGAATACTGTCTTAATAACGGTATAGATGATATTAACAAACTTATTGGTTCTGTGATTATTGAATAG